The sequence CCTTTAAACCCAGCGACTTTTACTTTTTTAAGCCGCTCATTTGCGTACCGCTCGGCTTCCGATTGCGTAATCTTAGGGATTCGCATACTAATCGTTTCGCCGCCTTCGTCACCTACTACCGCTTTCACGCCTTTGCCCGATGTGACTGTTACTTTCACTTTCACATCATCAACTGCCTTAAATTCAAGGCTATGCTTACGCACGCCCTGCGGAATATTGACTGTATATATAGGTGTCAAGTTCTGTTCAACACGTGCCAGATGCACCAGTCCGACGTACAGTTTTTTTCCGATAAAATAAGCACTCAAACCATGCGATTCCTTGAGCTTGGCCAAACAAGATGCCACGTTCGTATTAGTGGCCTTAAACGCCCCAAGACTAATGCTGGCCGCACTATACGCAATGCCTTTGGGAATAATCTTAGCCAATAGCTGAGCAAGTGTACAACTTGAGAATATGCAATGCGCTGCCGTATGCTTGAGCTTGTACATGTAATCTTCGAGCAGAATCTCAATTGGTATAGTAGGCTTTACGGTAGCTACAAATCCGATAAACTCTTGCACCAGCTCATTGTCATAACCAGCATACACAGTAACAGGGTCGCCGACTTTAATTAAATCCTTAAGGTCATAGTCTTGGTCGTGAAAGTAACTTCGTGAAGCTATCTTCAGCGTGCCAGTACCGACTAAATCTTTCCACGATTTTTTGCAAGAAAAATGGTTAATCGTGCGCAGCTCAAACTCATTACGAGTTGAGGTTTCACCGAATACCACTCTTATTTGCATCGCCAGCATTACTTGTTGTTGATTATAATTTGCTTTTCAATTTCATAGACGCGTGTCGAGAGCGCATCTTGTTTGAGAATCACATTGTTGAGTTTTTCCGAGTAATTGAGTATCACCTGTTCTCGAACTGCATCATTTTGCAGCAGCGTATTAGTGCGTTGGTTTAGGCTTTCTAAGTTGGCCGTGATTTCGTTGAGCGTGCGAACCAAGAAAAAGTTTGCCACTGCCATCAGTACGACTATCAGCGATTTGCCATAGCCCCAAATATCTTCAGTTAATTGTCTTGCGTTTGCCGTCATTTTCGCTTGAATAGTTTATTCGTTTTTACATACAACTCCTGTGCTTGCGCAGAAGCTGCCGAAATTTGAAAAGGGATAACATTCGGTGCATCTTCTATTACCCCAATGGTGATTTTCTTGATGTCAATGCTTCTGATTTTAAGTATGTTAAACATCAATCCTGAGACATCAACACTGGCAGCAATATTCTCCCATGCCTGCAAATTTCTGATTTCGTCTTCGGGGAATACATCACAAGCCATCATGCCACTTTGTTTAGTTTCCGTGATAAGCAGGCCGCGAATCGTAATTTCCCAATCCGAGAAGCCGTACAGCTCTCTTATCGAACCTACGCCGCCATTGATAGGTGTTTCGGCGATACGTTTATCCCGCGAAAACTCGCAGAATGTTGTCGCGGGCAATTGGTATGTTTTATAATCCACTGACTTCAGCGAACCGTCGGGCGCGAATACATTGTACTTTTTACCCCCAAATGATACAGGCATCATAATCGGTGTGCCGTACAATGTTCGGGGCAAATCACCCGAAACCACTTGTGGCGCAACATCACCGAGTTCGAAAACAATCGGC is a genomic window of Flexibacter flexilis DSM 6793 containing:
- a CDS encoding DUF6046 domain-containing protein, with the translated sequence MDDKVVIKNYTVDKVVGQVFPSLANAVVYKIEGVRDAAADRLDKLLGNVYEIPPNEDTRQPIVFELGDVAPQVVSGDLPRTLYGTPIMMPVSFGGKKYNVFAPDGSLKSVDYKTYQLPATTFCEFSRDKRIAETPINGGVGSIRELYGFSDWEITIRGLLITETKQSGMMACDVFPEDEIRNLQAWENIAASVDVSGLMFNILKIRSIDIKKITIGVIEDAPNVIPFQISAASAQAQELYVKTNKLFKRK